In Cycloclasticus sp., a single genomic region encodes these proteins:
- a CDS encoding rhodanese-like domain-containing protein — MNKSISKKVLAVLMCLSFLVPAVSAAVDVSTTLTSADLIKKKQSEANKYLTAAEAYELVKNTASEVLFIDVRTLAEIEFIGWTPLVDAVIPYMTNDFDEWNAKKYRYKKVINGDFPLAFEDLIATKGLNKNSPIIFMCRSGSRSSKAANLATKLGYTQAYTVVDGFEGDKAKKGKHKGHRTINGWKNSSLPWNYKVDINKVYFNQ, encoded by the coding sequence ATGAACAAAAGCATTAGCAAAAAAGTATTGGCCGTACTGATGTGCCTTTCCTTCCTTGTGCCTGCCGTTAGCGCCGCTGTTGATGTCAGCACAACGCTAACAAGTGCTGATCTTATAAAGAAAAAGCAGTCAGAGGCAAATAAATACTTAACGGCGGCTGAGGCTTATGAGCTTGTTAAAAATACCGCCAGTGAGGTCCTGTTTATCGACGTAAGAACGCTAGCAGAAATTGAGTTTATCGGTTGGACGCCATTGGTAGATGCGGTTATTCCTTATATGACGAATGACTTTGATGAGTGGAATGCTAAAAAGTACCGCTACAAAAAAGTAATTAACGGTGATTTCCCGCTTGCTTTTGAGGATTTAATAGCGACAAAAGGGCTGAATAAAAACAGCCCGATTATCTTTATGTGTCGCTCAGGTAGCCGTAGTTCAAAAGCGGCAAACTTGGCCACTAAACTAGGTTACACGCAAGCCTATACGGTGGTTGATGGCTTTGAAGGCGATAAAGCTAAAAAAGGTAAGCATAAAGGACATAGAACAATTAATGGTTGGAAAAACAGCAGCTTACCTTGGAATTATAAAGTAGATATTAATAAGGTTTACTTTAATCAATAG
- a CDS encoding ABC transporter permease, whose translation MAIFALVIGGALLVWRSSKKEHLRRPWLKVFNNRVGVISLTILLSFILIGVLDSTRLQHHKTLSNGNISNNAETLSVLDIVLTPLRSQVEKTYSEPFASTAYAKEMSVAEDGQTRWTYPRLVYGGAHLSDPAVEKNVDIVSKTIKGLAFGVAAWFALAVVLRLSFKRLFITQPKGVKTSLLTLLAIFCLMGMGAMLAPYYHILGTDKVGEDVLYQAIKSIRTGLVIGALTTIVMLPIAISLGLMAGFFRGWVDDLIQYLYTTLSSIPGVLLIAAAILMAQVYMANNPELFTTVEDRADMRLLLLCLILGITSWTGLCRLLRAETLKIREMDYVLAARALGVSRFQLLKRHVLPNVMHLVMITIVLDFSGLVLAEAVLSYINIGVDPSTYSWGNMINTSRLEMAREPIVWWSLTASFIFMFTLVLAANLFADVVRDAFDPRSNY comes from the coding sequence ATGGCAATTTTTGCCCTGGTGATTGGTGGGGCGTTGCTCGTCTGGCGTTCCAGTAAAAAGGAGCACTTACGCAGGCCTTGGTTAAAAGTATTCAATAATCGTGTCGGCGTTATTTCGCTAACCATTTTGTTGTCATTTATATTGATCGGCGTGTTGGATTCAACACGTCTACAACATCATAAAACGCTATCAAACGGTAATATAAGTAATAATGCCGAGACATTGAGTGTGTTGGATATCGTCTTGACACCTTTACGCTCTCAGGTTGAAAAAACTTATTCAGAGCCTTTTGCCTCTACCGCTTACGCAAAAGAAATGAGCGTTGCTGAAGACGGGCAGACCCGATGGACGTATCCACGATTAGTTTATGGCGGCGCTCACTTATCCGACCCTGCAGTAGAAAAAAACGTTGATATAGTCAGCAAAACGATAAAAGGACTAGCGTTTGGCGTAGCTGCTTGGTTTGCCCTAGCGGTTGTTCTTAGGCTCAGCTTTAAGCGTTTGTTTATCACCCAGCCTAAAGGCGTTAAAACGAGTCTTTTAACGCTATTAGCTATTTTCTGCTTAATGGGTATGGGCGCGATGCTGGCACCTTATTATCATATTCTCGGTACCGACAAAGTGGGCGAGGATGTTCTATATCAAGCAATAAAAAGTATACGAACGGGCTTGGTTATCGGTGCGCTAACAACCATTGTCATGTTGCCCATTGCGATCAGTTTGGGCTTGATGGCCGGTTTCTTTCGAGGTTGGGTTGATGACCTGATTCAGTATCTTTATACAACGCTTAGTTCTATTCCAGGTGTGTTATTGATAGCCGCCGCGATCCTTATGGCGCAAGTATATATGGCGAATAACCCCGAGTTATTCACAACGGTTGAAGACCGTGCCGATATGCGTTTATTGTTACTGTGTCTCATTTTAGGCATTACCAGTTGGACCGGTTTGTGCCGCTTATTGCGTGCAGAAACCTTAAAAATTCGAGAAATGGACTACGTGCTGGCAGCCCGTGCCTTAGGCGTGAGCCGGTTCCAGCTACTAAAGCGGCACGTACTACCTAATGTCATGCATTTGGTGATGATTACCATAGTGCTGGATTTTAGCGGTCTGGTGCTAGCTGAAGCCGTCTTATCATATATAAACATTGGTGTGGATCCATCAACCTATAGCTGGGGCAATATGATCAATACCTCTCGTCTTGAAATGGCACGCGAACCGATTGTTTGGTGGTCGTTAACCGCGTCGTTTATTTTTATGTTCACCTTAGTGTTGGCAGCGAATTTATTTGCCGACGTGGTTCGCGATGCTTTTGATCCGCGATCAAATTACTAA
- a CDS encoding ABC transporter ATP-binding protein — protein MSVPLLSVQGLKTQFNQPAETIRAVDGISFDIAEGETFALVGESGCGKSVSALSVLRLLPSNAQITAGKVIYRGSDLLRTAERDMRAIRGVRISMIFQDPMTSLNPVMSIGDQIAEAVFVHKQQPAKNVKQRVISLIQQVGIPDAVERYAEYPHQLSGGMRQRVMIAIALANEPDLLIADEPTTALDVTIQAQILQLLKDLQRQMGMSLWIITHDLGIVSDIADKVAVMYAGQLVEVATRDDFFKKPLHPYSQRLFDALPTIDKRHELLVTLSGAVPSLSQTFIGCRFAERCDFKKEQCVNVPAIDWQRIANNQQVRCLRVAEIEQVNKTGGSLATPKENLTESSSLLVKHLKIYFPIKKGLLKRTVGQVKAVDDVSFELLAGTTTALVGESGCGKTTLGKGLLQLLPTTSGEIHYQGQDLASLSEQAFQAYRKQLQIIFQDPFSSMNPRMLVGDILEEGIRALKPDLNDASVEQQCDELLQKVGLNAEVRLRYPHEFSGGQRQRLCIARALAVNPSIIVCDEPTSALDVSVQAQVLNLLKRLQHEQGLSYLFITHDLSVVSYLADTVAVMYLGRIVEVGTVDDVLNNPAHPYTKALIDAVPTWDATLQKKVIKLPDNMPSPANPPSGCHFHTRCEQVMPQCKQLKPVDVQLSESHKVACLLFSQTDD, from the coding sequence ATGTCAGTACCCTTACTGTCTGTTCAAGGACTCAAAACTCAATTCAATCAACCTGCTGAGACAATCAGGGCGGTGGATGGCATTAGTTTTGATATTGCAGAAGGTGAAACCTTTGCATTAGTGGGGGAATCGGGTTGCGGCAAGTCAGTTTCAGCTTTGTCTGTGTTGCGATTGCTGCCAAGTAATGCACAAATTACCGCCGGTAAAGTGATCTATCGCGGGTCAGACTTATTACGAACGGCAGAAAGGGATATGCGCGCTATACGTGGCGTGCGTATCTCAATGATTTTCCAAGACCCAATGACCTCGCTTAACCCAGTGATGAGCATTGGCGATCAAATAGCAGAGGCGGTATTCGTTCATAAACAGCAGCCCGCTAAAAACGTAAAGCAACGCGTTATCAGCTTAATTCAGCAAGTGGGCATTCCCGATGCTGTTGAACGTTATGCAGAGTATCCTCACCAATTATCGGGTGGCATGAGGCAACGGGTAATGATCGCGATAGCGTTAGCGAATGAACCGGATTTACTGATCGCTGATGAGCCAACAACGGCCTTAGATGTCACCATTCAAGCGCAAATTCTGCAATTATTAAAAGACCTTCAGCGTCAAATGGGCATGTCGTTGTGGATTATCACACACGACTTAGGCATAGTGTCTGATATCGCCGATAAGGTAGCGGTAATGTACGCAGGCCAATTGGTAGAAGTAGCAACGCGTGATGACTTCTTTAAAAAACCCTTGCACCCGTATAGCCAGCGTTTATTTGATGCGCTGCCAACTATCGATAAACGTCACGAGTTATTGGTGACGCTCAGTGGTGCAGTACCGTCGTTATCGCAAACATTTATTGGTTGTCGTTTTGCCGAACGTTGTGATTTTAAAAAAGAACAATGCGTTAACGTGCCTGCTATTGATTGGCAGCGAATAGCTAATAATCAGCAGGTTAGATGTTTAAGAGTTGCTGAGATTGAGCAAGTTAATAAAACCGGTGGTTCATTAGCGACGCCTAAAGAGAATTTAACAGAGAGTTCGTCACTGCTCGTTAAACATTTAAAAATATATTTTCCCATAAAAAAAGGCTTATTAAAGCGAACCGTTGGGCAGGTGAAAGCGGTCGATGACGTTAGTTTTGAATTATTAGCAGGTACAACAACGGCTCTAGTGGGCGAGTCTGGTTGTGGCAAGACGACTTTAGGCAAAGGCCTACTGCAGTTATTACCCACTACATCTGGCGAGATTCACTATCAAGGTCAGGACTTGGCATCGTTGTCTGAACAAGCGTTTCAAGCCTATCGAAAGCAATTGCAAATTATTTTCCAAGATCCATTCTCATCGATGAACCCCAGAATGCTAGTGGGCGACATTTTAGAAGAGGGCATAAGGGCGTTAAAACCTGATTTAAACGATGCAAGCGTAGAACAGCAATGCGATGAGTTATTACAGAAAGTAGGGCTTAATGCAGAGGTGAGATTACGTTACCCACATGAGTTTTCTGGTGGTCAACGTCAGCGTCTGTGCATAGCGCGAGCCCTAGCGGTCAATCCCTCCATTATTGTTTGTGATGAGCCAACCAGTGCGCTGGATGTGTCGGTACAAGCGCAAGTACTAAACTTATTGAAAAGGCTGCAACATGAGCAAGGCCTGAGCTACTTATTCATTACCCACGACTTATCGGTTGTTTCTTATTTAGCCGATACGGTTGCTGTGATGTATTTAGGGCGCATTGTGGAAGTTGGCACGGTGGATGATGTGTTAAATAATCCAGCCCACCCATACACAAAAGCGCTGATTGATGCAGTGCCAACGTGGGATGCAACGCTACAGAAAAAAGTGATTAAACTGCCGGATAATATGCCGTCTCCAGCTAACCCGCCATCGGGCTGTCATTTTCATACCCGTTGTGAGCAGGTCATGCCGCAATGCAAGCAGCTTAAGCCAGTCGATGTACAGCTGAGCGAGAGCCATAAAGTCGCCTGTTTGTTATTTAGCCAAACAGACGATTAG
- the gltX gene encoding glutamate--tRNA ligase: MTVRTRFAPSPTGYLHVGGARTALFSWLYAKKTNGQFVLRIEDTDKERSTEESVQAIFDGMEWLGLAHDEGPFFQTDRFPRYLEIIQQLLEQGDAYHCYCSAEEVEAVREEQRANKQKPRYNGKCRHRTDTVEGVSPVVRFKNPEQGQVVFDDLVRGEISISNDELDDLIIARSDGTPTYNLTVVIDDLDMNMTHIIRGDDHINNTPRQINIMQALGAELPRFAHVPMILGDDGARLSKRHGAVSVMQYRDEGYLPEALLNYLVRLGWSHGDKEIFSRDEMIELFDIKDVNKTASAFNTEKLLWINQQYIMKSEPEKLVAPLIAQLETLGCDVEHGPDVLEIVKTQQERAKTLKEMAEKSLLFYNDYDEFDEKAAKKNLKAAGLEPLEIMLAKFEQLSDWSKEPLHQVILDTAEALELKLGKVAQPLRVALTGTSVSPALDSTLLLLGKQMCLKNIQRGIDYIKRRIVAQES; encoded by the coding sequence ATGACAGTTCGTACTCGATTTGCTCCCAGCCCAACTGGCTATTTACACGTTGGCGGTGCTAGAACAGCCTTATTTTCTTGGCTATATGCAAAAAAAACCAATGGCCAATTTGTTTTGCGTATTGAAGACACAGATAAAGAACGTTCTACAGAAGAGTCTGTACAAGCCATTTTCGATGGGATGGAATGGTTGGGGCTTGCGCACGATGAAGGGCCGTTTTTTCAAACGGATCGCTTCCCACGTTATTTAGAAATTATTCAGCAATTACTTGAACAAGGTGATGCCTACCATTGCTATTGCTCTGCAGAAGAAGTGGAAGCGGTGCGAGAAGAGCAGCGCGCCAATAAGCAAAAACCACGTTATAACGGCAAATGTCGCCACCGTACCGATACAGTAGAAGGGGTGAGCCCCGTGGTGCGCTTTAAAAACCCTGAGCAAGGGCAGGTTGTATTTGATGACCTAGTGCGCGGTGAAATATCAATCAGCAATGATGAACTAGACGACTTAATTATTGCCCGTTCAGACGGCACACCAACGTATAACTTAACCGTCGTTATTGATGACCTTGATATGAATATGACGCATATTATTCGAGGTGACGACCATATTAACAATACGCCTCGGCAAATTAACATCATGCAAGCGCTAGGCGCTGAACTGCCTCGCTTTGCCCACGTACCTATGATTTTGGGCGACGATGGGGCGCGTTTATCAAAACGTCATGGTGCGGTAAGTGTTATGCAATATCGTGATGAAGGCTACCTACCCGAAGCGCTGCTTAATTACTTAGTGAGGTTGGGTTGGTCGCACGGCGATAAAGAAATCTTTAGCCGCGATGAAATGATTGAGTTGTTCGACATAAAAGACGTCAACAAAACTGCCTCCGCATTCAATACCGAAAAGTTGCTTTGGATCAATCAGCAATACATTATGAAGAGCGAACCTGAAAAATTAGTGGCGCCATTAATCGCCCAGCTAGAAACACTTGGCTGCGATGTTGAACATGGTCCAGATGTGCTTGAAATCGTTAAGACGCAACAAGAGCGCGCTAAGACATTAAAAGAGATGGCCGAAAAAAGCTTACTCTTCTATAACGACTACGATGAGTTTGATGAAAAGGCAGCGAAAAAGAATTTAAAAGCTGCCGGCTTAGAACCCTTAGAAATAATGCTCGCAAAATTTGAACAATTATCAGACTGGTCAAAAGAACCCCTGCATCAAGTCATTTTAGATACCGCTGAAGCTCTAGAACTAAAGCTAGGAAAGGTAGCGCAGCCTTTGCGTGTAGCACTGACAGGAACATCCGTTTCGCCTGCACTGGACTCAACACTTCTATTATTAGGCAAACAAATGTGCCTAAAGAATATACAACGAGGTATTGATTACATAAAAAGACGAATTGTTGCGCAAGAAAGCTAG
- a CDS encoding methyltransferase domain-containing protein: MAHKKNSHLNGTMELRHWFETPIGQAYRYAESALLSQKLSENFRTEVLQLDLIGWEGEFHEAMRFAHYTILDHEVSEPTKYARVVGEADGLPIDTCSVDIVIMPHTLEFEENPHQVLREVDRVLKPEGIVLLMGFNPWAFWHLPRFLPQAKRKTPWNGHFISRYRVIDWLKLLNFKIEVNRGCCLFPLLKNEKSTKLQSIFEKVLAYLPFLPAAYFIMGVKRVSGGTSVFHLQDLKNRFISPLTKPATKNIHVEKKRANLH, translated from the coding sequence ATGGCACATAAAAAAAACTCACATTTAAACGGCACAATGGAGCTTCGTCATTGGTTTGAAACGCCAATTGGTCAGGCTTACCGGTATGCCGAATCGGCTCTTTTAAGTCAAAAGCTCAGTGAAAACTTCCGTACTGAAGTCTTGCAGTTAGACCTTATTGGCTGGGAAGGTGAGTTTCATGAGGCGATGCGCTTTGCGCACTATACAATTTTAGACCACGAAGTGTCCGAGCCTACTAAATATGCGCGTGTTGTTGGTGAGGCAGATGGTTTGCCGATTGATACATGCAGCGTTGATATCGTGATCATGCCGCATACACTGGAATTTGAGGAAAACCCACACCAAGTACTACGTGAGGTTGATCGAGTTTTAAAACCAGAAGGTATCGTTCTATTAATGGGTTTTAATCCGTGGGCGTTTTGGCATTTACCCCGATTTTTGCCCCAAGCAAAAAGAAAAACACCTTGGAATGGTCATTTCATTAGCCGTTATAGAGTGATTGATTGGTTAAAGTTACTGAATTTTAAGATTGAAGTGAACCGGGGGTGTTGTTTGTTTCCATTACTCAAAAACGAGAAGTCGACCAAGCTACAATCAATCTTTGAGAAAGTGCTGGCTTACTTACCTTTTTTGCCAGCAGCATATTTTATAATGGGTGTTAAACGTGTATCAGGTGGCACGTCTGTTTTTCACTTACAAGATCTAAAAAATCGATTTATTTCACCTCTAACTAAACCAGCGACAAAGAACATACATGTTGAAAAAAAGCGTGCAAATTTACACTGA
- the serB gene encoding phosphoserine phosphatase SerB yields the protein MNKYIFHSNALTNEQLTLIESLFNQKAEQKDGFYSLQTTETIELAVLREQLNFDVSLLTADFDGQQIRLLVTDMDSTLISIECIDEIADMLGIKPQVSAITEAAMRGELNFEESLTQRVGLLKGLPVAKLQCVYDERLKLNPGAEKLISYLQQSNIKLALVSGGFTFFTEKLKQRLGLDYTLANTLGIEDDCLTGKVDGNIIGAQSKADLLLTLSNDLGLQQHQVIAMGDGANDLLMMDEAGLSVAYHAKPTVQAKTDIQLNHSGLDAVVDLLKA from the coding sequence ATGAATAAATATATTTTCCATTCTAACGCCTTAACAAACGAACAGCTGACGCTTATTGAATCGCTATTTAATCAGAAAGCTGAACAAAAAGACGGCTTTTATAGTTTGCAAACAACTGAAACAATCGAGCTTGCGGTACTACGTGAACAACTCAATTTTGATGTCAGCTTGTTAACGGCTGATTTTGATGGGCAGCAGATTCGCCTACTGGTGACGGACATGGATTCGACACTCATATCCATTGAATGTATCGACGAAATTGCCGATATGCTGGGAATAAAGCCGCAAGTATCTGCTATTACAGAGGCGGCAATGCGTGGCGAATTAAATTTTGAAGAATCACTGACGCAGCGCGTAGGCTTATTAAAAGGCTTGCCTGTTGCTAAACTTCAATGTGTGTATGACGAACGGCTTAAACTTAACCCTGGTGCAGAAAAGCTTATTAGTTATTTGCAACAATCAAACATCAAGTTGGCCCTAGTGTCGGGCGGCTTCACTTTTTTTACTGAGAAATTAAAGCAACGCTTAGGGCTGGATTACACCTTGGCCAATACGCTTGGGATTGAAGATGACTGCCTAACGGGTAAAGTAGATGGCAATATTATTGGTGCTCAATCTAAGGCGGATTTATTGCTAACGCTCTCAAATGACCTAGGGCTTCAACAGCATCAAGTGATAGCGATGGGGGATGGGGCAAATGATTTATTGATGATGGATGAGGCTGGTTTAAGTGTCGCTTATCACGCAAAACCTACGGTACAAGCAAAAACGGATATTCAGCTAAACCATAGTGGCTTAGACGCTGTGGTTGATCTTTTGAAAGCCTAA
- the dnaQ gene encoding DNA polymerase III subunit epsilon, which translates to MRQIILDTETTGLEPKQGHRIIEVGCVEVVNRRLTGNNFHYYINPQREIDEGAVAVHGITTEFLADKPLYEDIAEELFEYLKGSEVVIHNAAFDVGFINHEYRLMGSDHADMASWCEITDSLHMARKMFPGQRNSLDALCKRYEINNSQRTLHGALLDAEILADVYLMMTGGQNSLFADENAAEKEFKPKVFDKNRPAFPVIKASDDELVEHFQRLEAIKKSSGGECVWETLSN; encoded by the coding sequence ATGAGGCAGATTATTTTAGATACGGAAACCACCGGGCTTGAGCCGAAGCAAGGGCACCGTATTATTGAAGTAGGTTGCGTGGAAGTGGTTAACCGGCGTCTTACCGGTAATAATTTCCATTACTACATCAACCCTCAGCGTGAAATTGATGAAGGCGCTGTTGCCGTTCATGGCATAACGACAGAGTTTTTGGCCGATAAGCCCTTGTATGAAGACATTGCTGAAGAACTTTTTGAATACTTAAAGGGCTCAGAGGTTGTGATTCATAACGCAGCTTTTGATGTTGGGTTCATTAACCATGAATACCGCTTAATGGGCTCCGACCATGCCGATATGGCATCTTGGTGCGAGATCACCGACTCGCTGCATATGGCGAGGAAGATGTTCCCCGGCCAACGTAATAGTTTGGATGCACTGTGCAAACGGTATGAAATAAACAATAGCCAGCGCACATTGCACGGCGCTTTGCTAGATGCTGAGATTCTCGCTGACGTATACCTGATGATGACCGGCGGTCAAAACTCTTTGTTTGCCGATGAAAACGCGGCAGAAAAGGAGTTTAAACCGAAAGTATTTGATAAAAACAGACCCGCATTTCCGGTTATAAAAGCCAGTGATGATGAGTTAGTCGAGCATTTTCAACGCCTTGAAGCGATCAAAAAATCATCCGGTGGAGAATGCGTTTGGGAGACGTTGAGTAACTAA
- the rnhA gene encoding ribonuclease HI, whose amino-acid sequence MLKKSVQIYTDGACRGNPGIGGWGASLSYNDTRKEIYGGEQETTNNRMELKAVIEALKALTQPSDLTINSDSKYVLSGISEWMPNWKKRNWKTAAKKPVKNVDLWRELDALIQPHTIKWVWVKGHSGNAGNERADELANMGIDSL is encoded by the coding sequence ATGTTGAAAAAAAGCGTGCAAATTTACACTGACGGCGCATGCCGTGGAAACCCAGGAATAGGCGGTTGGGGCGCCAGTTTGAGCTATAACGACACCCGTAAAGAAATTTATGGTGGCGAACAGGAAACAACCAATAATCGGATGGAATTAAAGGCCGTTATCGAAGCACTTAAAGCATTAACACAACCGAGCGACTTAACCATCAACAGTGATTCCAAGTATGTTTTAAGTGGCATTAGCGAGTGGATGCCAAACTGGAAAAAAAGAAACTGGAAAACCGCGGCTAAAAAGCCCGTTAAAAATGTCGATTTATGGCGTGAGTTGGATGCACTTATCCAGCCGCATACAATCAAATGGGTATGGGTTAAAGGGCATAGCGGTAACGCCGGTAATGAGCGAGCCGATGAACTGGCCAATATGGGCATAGATTCGTTATGA
- a CDS encoding ABC transporter permease, which produces MINYIIRRLLYVLPVLIGVNILTFVLFFVVNTPDDMARMQLGNKHVNQAAIDNWKHQRGYDLPLLWNTEQKGFKQATKTIFFEKSVGLFVFDLGISDSGRDIVADISQRMWPSLAIATPSLIFGVLANITFALLLIFYRSSVLEFGGLFLCIALMSISGLFYIISAQYFVGKLLALTPISGYAPGADAFKFIILPVLIGVVGGLGSGVRWYRSLFLEEAAKDYVRTAKAKGLSDLQVLFKHVLKNAMIPILTGIVVILPLLFMGSLITESFFGIPGLGSYTIDAISSQDFAIVRSMVFLGSFLYIIGLLLTDISYTLVDPRVRLE; this is translated from the coding sequence ATGATTAATTACATCATCAGACGTTTGCTGTATGTATTACCTGTATTGATCGGGGTCAATATACTGACCTTCGTATTGTTCTTTGTTGTTAATACGCCTGACGATATGGCGCGTATGCAATTGGGTAATAAACACGTTAACCAAGCGGCTATCGACAATTGGAAACATCAGCGAGGCTATGATTTACCCTTGTTGTGGAATACCGAGCAAAAGGGGTTTAAACAGGCCACTAAGACTATTTTTTTTGAAAAGTCTGTTGGTTTGTTTGTGTTCGATTTAGGTATCTCTGACAGTGGCCGTGATATCGTGGCGGATATTAGTCAGCGAATGTGGCCGAGTTTAGCGATAGCGACCCCATCGTTAATTTTTGGCGTATTAGCCAATATCACATTCGCGCTATTGCTTATTTTTTACCGTAGCAGTGTTCTAGAATTTGGCGGCTTGTTTTTGTGCATCGCCTTGATGTCTATTTCCGGACTTTTCTACATTATTTCAGCGCAATACTTTGTCGGAAAATTATTGGCTCTGACACCCATATCGGGCTATGCCCCCGGCGCTGATGCATTTAAATTCATCATTTTGCCGGTGTTAATTGGCGTTGTGGGCGGTTTGGGCTCTGGCGTACGCTGGTACCGAAGCTTGTTTTTAGAAGAAGCGGCTAAAGACTACGTTAGAACGGCAAAAGCAAAGGGCTTATCGGACCTTCAAGTGCTGTTCAAACACGTTTTAAAAAATGCGATGATTCCGATACTAACCGGTATCGTGGTGATACTGCCTTTGTTGTTTATGGGCAGTTTAATCACGGAATCATTTTTCGGCATACCCGGTCTTGGCAGTTACACCATTGACGCGATTAGCAGTCAGGATTTTGCGATTGTCCGCTCCATGGTCTTTCTAGGTTCTTTTTTATATATCATTGGCCTACTGTTGACGGATATCTCTTATACCTTAGTTGACCCAAGGGTGCGTTTAGAGTGA
- a CDS encoding LysM peptidoglycan-binding domain-containing protein — MHYLITNKTIKFLLFAGFSVLIACTPLQLRPPETTKFTTAIKPELTVSSIVDEQLKHTPADVPVVPDNLWQRLFSLYKLPVIENKRVQAEINWYSKHPEYLDRVQKNATPYLYHIVNEIEKRGVPGELALLPIVESAYRPFAYSHGRAAGLWQFIPSTGRAYGLKQTWWYDGRRDVYASTGAALTYLSKLSKRFNDDWLLALAGYNAGGGSISSAIRKNKRLGRNTDFWALDLRKETEHYVPKLIAIATILANAEKYNITLRDIPNEPFFERIDTKKQIDLARAAELADISIEELYVLNPSFNQWATSPEGPHYLLIPTSKSVDFKSKLADLPDSQRLKWVRHKVKSGESLGQIARRYHTTVAQIERANQIKNKLIRAGKHLLIPTANYNSSLYTNSVAMRKNAIVNTTRKGYKIEYYVKSGDSFWTIAKRYQVGVRSLAKWNAMAPRDTLKIGQKLVIWSKKSHPAARTQLTSARKHQTIRYTIRNGDSLYLISKKFKVSINDLKRWNTLNKKYLQPGQKLKIIVDVTRS; from the coding sequence ATGCATTATTTAATCACAAATAAAACGATTAAGTTCCTTTTATTTGCAGGCTTTTCCGTGCTTATCGCCTGCACGCCATTACAGCTTAGACCCCCTGAAACCACTAAGTTCACTACAGCTATTAAGCCGGAACTTACGGTTAGCAGTATCGTTGATGAACAACTTAAACATACGCCAGCTGATGTACCCGTCGTGCCAGATAACTTATGGCAGCGATTATTTTCATTATACAAATTGCCCGTTATTGAAAACAAACGTGTTCAAGCGGAAATAAACTGGTATAGCAAACACCCTGAGTATTTAGATCGGGTGCAAAAAAATGCGACGCCTTACCTTTACCATATTGTTAATGAAATTGAAAAACGCGGTGTGCCCGGTGAACTGGCGTTACTACCTATTGTTGAAAGCGCCTACAGACCTTTTGCTTACTCTCATGGTAGAGCGGCCGGTTTATGGCAATTTATCCCTTCTACTGGACGAGCGTATGGCCTAAAACAAACTTGGTGGTACGACGGGCGTCGTGATGTCTACGCATCCACGGGGGCTGCGTTAACGTATTTATCAAAACTTTCTAAACGTTTTAACGACGACTGGTTACTCGCCTTGGCTGGTTATAACGCGGGCGGTGGTTCTATATCATCCGCCATTCGCAAAAACAAACGGCTTGGGCGAAATACCGATTTTTGGGCATTGGACCTTCGCAAGGAAACCGAACATTACGTCCCTAAGTTAATCGCCATCGCAACAATCCTAGCGAACGCCGAAAAATATAATATTACGCTACGCGATATCCCGAATGAGCCATTTTTTGAGCGTATAGATACCAAGAAGCAAATTGACTTAGCCCGTGCCGCAGAACTTGCCGATATCAGTATTGAAGAGCTCTACGTGCTAAACCCATCGTTCAACCAGTGGGCGACGAGCCCAGAAGGCCCTCATTACCTTTTAATCCCTACCTCTAAATCAGTTGATTTTAAAAGCAAACTGGCCGATTTGCCCGATTCGCAACGTCTAAAATGGGTGCGACATAAGGTAAAAAGTGGTGAAAGCTTGGGACAAATTGCTAGACGTTATCACACAACGGTTGCTCAAATAGAACGTGCGAATCAGATAAAAAACAAGCTGATAAGGGCAGGCAAGCACCTGCTCATCCCAACCGCTAACTACAACAGTAGTTTGTACACGAATAGCGTTGCAATGCGTAAAAATGCCATTGTTAACACAACCCGCAAGGGCTATAAAATTGAGTATTACGTGAAATCTGGTGATTCATTCTGGACGATTGCTAAACGCTATCAAGTCGGCGTTAGAAGCCTTGCAAAATGGAATGCTATGGCGCCAAGAGACACCTTGAAAATAGGCCAAAAATTGGTTATTTGGAGTAAAAAATCTCACCCAGCTGCCCGCACTCAATTAACGTCTGCTCGCAAGCACCAAACGATTCGCTATACCATTAGAAATGGTGACTCTTTGTACCTGATTTCAAAAAAGTTTAAAGTCAGCATTAACGACCTTAAACGTTGGAACACTTTGAATAAGAAATATTTGCAGCCAGGGCAAAAACTAAAAATTATTGTCGACGTGACACGTTCCTAA